A single Kribbella aluminosa DNA region contains:
- a CDS encoding type Z 30S ribosomal protein S14, with product MAKTALKVKQARKPKFAVRGYTRCQRCGRPKAVFRKFGLCRICLREMAHRGELPGVTKSSW from the coding sequence GTGGCGAAGACAGCACTCAAGGTCAAGCAGGCCCGGAAGCCGAAGTTCGCGGTGCGTGGCTACACGCGCTGCCAGCGCTGCGGCCGGCCGAAGGCGGTTTTCCGCAAGTTCGGCCTCTGCCGGATCTGCCTGCGGGAAATGGCGCACCGGGGCGAGCTGCCCGGTGTCACCAAGTCCAGCTGGTGA
- the rplR gene encoding 50S ribosomal protein L18 has product MAIGLRHNKHSAKKTASRLRRQIRVRKKINGTADRPRLVVTKSSRHLFVQVVDDVAGKTLVSASTMEADLRGASDNKTDKAKTVGGLIADRAKAAGIDSVVFDRAGNKYHGRIAALADAARENGLGF; this is encoded by the coding sequence ATGGCGATCGGACTGCGGCACAACAAGCACTCCGCCAAGAAGACGGCCTCGCGTCTGCGTCGCCAGATTCGGGTTCGGAAGAAGATCAACGGCACGGCCGACCGGCCGCGGCTGGTGGTCACCAAGTCGTCGCGGCACCTGTTCGTGCAGGTCGTCGACGACGTGGCCGGCAAGACGCTGGTGTCCGCCTCCACCATGGAGGCCGACCTGCGCGGCGCGTCGGACAACAAGACCGACAAGGCCAAGACCGTCGGTGGCTTGATCGCCGACCGCGCCAAGGCCGCCGGCATCGACTCGGTCGTCTTCGACCGGGCCGGGAACAAGTACCACGGCCGCATCGCAGCCCTGGCCGACGCCGCCCGTGAGAACGGGCTCGGCTTCTGA
- the rpsS gene encoding 30S ribosomal protein S19: MPRSLKKGPFVDHHLAKKVEVQNEKGTHNVIKTWSRRSMIVPDMIGHTIAVHDGRKHVPVFVTDSMVGHKLGEFAPTRTFKGHEKDDRKSRRR, encoded by the coding sequence ATGCCACGCAGCCTCAAGAAGGGCCCGTTCGTCGACCACCACCTGGCTAAGAAGGTGGAGGTGCAGAACGAGAAGGGCACCCACAACGTCATCAAGACCTGGTCCCGCCGATCGATGATCGTGCCGGACATGATCGGCCACACGATTGCGGTGCACGACGGCCGCAAGCATGTGCCGGTGTTCGTCACGGACTCGATGGTCGGGCACAAGCTCGGCGAGTTCGCGCCGACCCGGACGTTCAAGGGTCACGAGAAGGACGACCGGAAGTCACGGCGTCGCTGA
- the rpsE gene encoding 30S ribosomal protein S5, giving the protein MSGGQQRRGGGAGGDRRGRDGGRGQQADKTAYIEKVVAINRVAKVVKGGRRFSFTALVVVGDGDGTVGVGYGKAKEVPAAIAKGVEEAKKSFFKVPRIQGTIPHPVQGEKAAGVVMLRPAAPGTGVIAGGSARAVLECAGIHDILSKSLGSSNSINVVHATVAALRSLETPEAVAARRGLTVEQVAPAALLKARAEAAS; this is encoded by the coding sequence ATGAGCGGAGGCCAACAGCGTCGCGGAGGCGGCGCCGGTGGTGATCGCCGTGGCCGCGACGGGGGTCGCGGTCAGCAGGCGGACAAGACCGCCTACATCGAGAAGGTGGTAGCCATCAACCGGGTCGCCAAGGTCGTGAAGGGTGGTCGGCGCTTCAGCTTCACCGCCCTCGTGGTCGTCGGTGACGGTGACGGCACCGTCGGTGTGGGTTACGGCAAGGCCAAGGAGGTGCCCGCGGCGATCGCCAAGGGTGTCGAGGAGGCCAAGAAGTCGTTCTTCAAGGTGCCGCGGATCCAGGGCACCATCCCGCACCCGGTGCAGGGCGAGAAGGCCGCAGGCGTGGTCATGCTGCGTCCGGCCGCGCCCGGTACCGGTGTGATCGCCGGCGGTTCGGCGCGCGCCGTACTGGAGTGCGCCGGGATCCACGACATCCTCAGCAAGTCGCTGGGCTCGTCCAACTCCATCAACGTGGTGCACGCCACGGTGGCGGCGTTGCGCAGCCTGGAGACCCCGGAGGCCGTGGCCGCGCGCCGTGGGCTCACGGTCGAGCAGGTCGCTCCGGCGGCGCTGCTGAAGGCGCGGGCGGAGGCGGCTTCCTGA
- the rplE gene encoding 50S ribosomal protein L5: MSTAVSETKVQPRMKTKYREEIVGNLQEQFQYANVMQVPGLTKIVVNMGVGEAARDAKLIEGAVKDLAAITGQKAQVTKARKSIAQFKLREGMPIGAHVTLRGDRMWEFLDRLLALALPRIRDFRGLSPKQFDGTGNYTFGLTEQVMFHEINQDRIDRVRGMDITVVTTATNDDEGRALLRALGFPFKEN, translated from the coding sequence ATGAGCACGGCAGTTTCCGAGACCAAGGTCCAGCCGCGGATGAAGACGAAGTACCGCGAGGAGATCGTCGGCAACCTGCAGGAGCAGTTCCAGTACGCCAACGTCATGCAGGTGCCCGGCCTCACCAAGATCGTGGTGAACATGGGTGTCGGCGAGGCGGCCCGGGACGCGAAGCTGATCGAGGGCGCGGTGAAGGACCTGGCCGCGATCACCGGCCAGAAGGCCCAGGTCACCAAGGCCCGCAAGTCGATCGCGCAGTTCAAGCTGCGTGAGGGGATGCCGATCGGCGCCCACGTGACGCTGCGCGGCGACCGGATGTGGGAGTTCCTGGACCGGCTGCTGGCGCTCGCGCTGCCCCGGATCCGCGACTTCCGCGGTCTCTCGCCCAAGCAGTTCGACGGCACCGGGAACTACACCTTCGGTCTGACCGAGCAGGTGATGTTCCACGAGATCAACCAGGACCGGATCGACCGTGTCCGGGGCATGGACATCACCGTGGTGACCACCGCGACGAACGACGACGAGGGTCGGGCCCTGCTGCGGGCGCTCGGCTTCCCGTTCAAGGAGAACTGA
- the rpsH gene encoding 30S ribosomal protein S8 produces the protein MTMTDPIADMLTRLRNANQAYHESTTMPYSKIKQGIADILQQEGYIASYKVEEPKEGAVGKSLIVDLKFGPSRERSIAGVRRISKPGLRVYAKSTNLPKVLGGLGVAIISTSQGLLTDRQAKNKGVGGEVLAYVW, from the coding sequence ATGACGATGACCGACCCGATCGCAGACATGTTGACGCGTCTGCGGAACGCCAACCAGGCGTACCACGAGTCGACCACGATGCCGTACAGCAAGATCAAGCAGGGCATCGCCGACATTCTCCAGCAGGAGGGCTACATCGCCTCCTACAAGGTCGAGGAGCCCAAGGAGGGCGCCGTCGGCAAGTCCCTGATCGTGGACCTCAAGTTCGGCCCGAGCCGGGAGCGCTCCATCGCGGGTGTTCGCCGGATCTCGAAGCCGGGCCTGCGGGTGTACGCGAAGTCGACCAACCTGCCCAAGGTCCTCGGCGGACTGGGCGTCGCGATCATCTCGACGTCCCAGGGACTGCTGACCGACAGGCAGGCCAAGAACAAGGGCGTTGGCGGGGAAGTCCTCGCCTACGTCTGGTGA
- the rplP gene encoding 50S ribosomal protein L16, producing the protein MLIPRKVKHRKQHHPGRSGAAKGGTTLAFGEFGIQALESHYVTNRQIEAARIAMTRHIKRGGKVWINIYPDRPLTKKPAETRMGSGKGSPEWWIANVKAGRVMFELSGVPEDIAREAMRRAIHKLPMKCRFISREAGEN; encoded by the coding sequence ATGCTCATCCCCCGCAAGGTCAAGCACCGCAAGCAGCACCACCCGGGGCGCTCCGGCGCCGCCAAGGGTGGTACGACGCTGGCGTTCGGTGAGTTCGGCATCCAGGCGCTGGAGAGCCACTACGTCACCAACCGGCAGATCGAGGCCGCGCGTATCGCGATGACCCGGCACATCAAGCGTGGCGGCAAGGTGTGGATCAACATCTACCCGGACCGCCCGCTGACCAAGAAGCCGGCCGAGACCCGGATGGGTTCCGGTAAGGGTTCGCCGGAATGGTGGATCGCCAACGTGAAGGCCGGACGCGTGATGTTCGAGCTGTCCGGTGTTCCGGAGGATATCGCTCGCGAGGCGATGCGCCGCGCGATCCACAAGTTGCCGATGAAGTGCCGCTTCATCTCCCGAGAGGCAGGTGAGAACTGA
- the rplX gene encoding 50S ribosomal protein L24: MAQQKKLHVKKGDQVRVIAGRSKGLEGKIIQVFPDDEKVIVEGVNRVKKHTKVQQAQRGGTTGGIVTQEAPIHVSNVMLVVEVEKDGKKQKLTTRVGYNRVEVQKRRPDGSTYTGFRSVRIARRTGEEI, from the coding sequence ATGGCTCAGCAGAAGAAGCTGCACGTGAAGAAGGGCGATCAGGTCCGCGTGATCGCCGGTAGGTCCAAGGGCCTCGAGGGCAAGATCATCCAGGTCTTCCCGGACGACGAGAAGGTCATCGTCGAGGGCGTCAACCGGGTGAAGAAGCACACCAAGGTGCAGCAGGCCCAGCGCGGCGGCACCACCGGTGGCATCGTCACCCAGGAAGCCCCGATCCACGTCTCGAACGTGATGCTTGTCGTCGAGGTCGAGAAGGACGGCAAGAAGCAGAAGCTGACCACCCGCGTCGGCTACAACCGCGTCGAGGTGCAGAAGCGCCGTCCGGACGGTTCGACGTACACCGGTTTCCGGAGCGTCCGGATCGCCCGGCGTACCGGCGAGGAGATCTGA
- the secY gene encoding preprotein translocase subunit SecY: protein MLSAFANAFKTPDLRRKILFVLFIVVIFRIGSVVPAPGVNVQSLHTCIKISQGGQNANLYNLINLFSGGALLQLAIFALGIMPYITASIILQLLTVVIPRLESLKKEGQAGQSKITQYTRFLTVGLAILQSTAFVALARTPGRLFQGCTEPLLYKDDWFTITVMVLTMTAGTGVIMWLGELITDRGVGNGMSILIFTQIVATFPTQLWSIRKQKGVSTFVVVIAIGLVIMAAVIFIEQAQRRIPVQYAKRMVGRKMFGGTSTYIPLKVNQAGVIPVIFASSLLYLPVLVSQFQQGKSWSNWIQGNLVKGDHPIYMVTYVALIIFFTYFYVSITFNPKEVADNMKKYGGFIPGIRAGRPTEEYLKYVLDRITLPGAIYLAAISMIPLVALVLLNASQNFPFGGTSILIMVGVGLDTVKQIESQLQQRNYEGFLR, encoded by the coding sequence GTGTTAAGCGCCTTCGCCAACGCGTTCAAGACGCCGGACCTGCGCCGGAAGATCTTGTTCGTGCTCTTCATCGTCGTGATCTTCCGGATCGGCTCTGTGGTACCGGCCCCGGGTGTGAACGTTCAGTCGCTGCACACTTGTATCAAGATCTCCCAGGGCGGCCAGAACGCCAACCTGTACAACCTGATCAACCTGTTCTCCGGTGGGGCACTGCTGCAGCTCGCGATCTTCGCGCTCGGCATCATGCCGTACATCACGGCCAGCATCATCCTGCAGCTGCTCACCGTGGTCATCCCGCGGCTGGAGTCGCTGAAGAAGGAAGGCCAGGCGGGACAGTCCAAGATCACCCAGTACACCCGGTTCCTGACCGTGGGGCTGGCGATCCTGCAGTCGACCGCGTTCGTGGCGCTGGCCCGGACTCCCGGCCGGCTGTTCCAGGGCTGCACCGAGCCGCTGCTCTACAAGGACGACTGGTTCACGATCACCGTCATGGTGCTGACCATGACCGCCGGCACCGGCGTGATCATGTGGCTGGGCGAGCTGATCACCGACCGTGGTGTCGGTAACGGTATGTCGATCCTGATCTTCACCCAGATCGTCGCGACCTTCCCGACCCAGCTCTGGAGCATCCGCAAGCAGAAGGGTGTCAGCACCTTCGTCGTGGTGATCGCGATCGGTCTGGTCATCATGGCCGCGGTCATCTTCATCGAGCAGGCGCAGCGCCGGATCCCGGTGCAGTACGCCAAGCGGATGGTCGGCCGGAAGATGTTCGGCGGTACGTCGACCTACATTCCGCTGAAGGTGAACCAGGCCGGTGTCATCCCGGTCATCTTCGCCTCCAGCCTGCTGTACCTTCCCGTCCTGGTCAGTCAGTTCCAGCAGGGCAAGAGCTGGTCCAACTGGATCCAGGGCAACCTGGTCAAGGGCGACCACCCGATCTACATGGTGACCTACGTCGCCCTGATCATCTTCTTCACGTACTTCTACGTCTCGATCACCTTCAACCCGAAGGAAGTCGCGGACAACATGAAGAAGTACGGCGGCTTCATCCCGGGCATCCGGGCGGGGCGGCCGACCGAGGAATACCTGAAGTACGTGTTGGACCGCATCACGCTGCCGGGCGCGATCTACCTCGCGGCGATCTCGATGATCCCGCTGGTGGCTCTCGTCCTGCTGAACGCGAGCCAGAACTTCCCGTTCGGTGGTACGTCGATCCTGATCATGGTCGGCGTCGGGCTCGACACGGTGAAGCAGATCGAGAGTCAGCTGCAGCAGCGTAACTACGAAGGGTTCCTGCGCTGA
- the rplO gene encoding 50S ribosomal protein L15: MALKVHHLRPAPGAKTAKTRVGRGEGSKGKTAGRGTKGSKARNNIPEWFEGGQMPLHMRLPKLKGFKSRNRVEFQVVNLDKLGQLFPEGGEVGVAELVAKGAVRRGQPVKVLGDGELTVALQVSAHKFSKSATDKIQAAGGTTTEV; the protein is encoded by the coding sequence ATGGCGCTCAAGGTTCACCACCTGCGCCCGGCGCCCGGCGCCAAGACCGCCAAGACCCGCGTGGGTCGTGGTGAGGGCAGCAAGGGCAAGACCGCCGGCCGCGGTACCAAGGGCAGCAAGGCGCGGAACAACATCCCCGAGTGGTTCGAGGGTGGCCAGATGCCGCTGCACATGCGGCTCCCGAAGCTGAAGGGCTTCAAGAGCAGGAACCGAGTGGAGTTCCAGGTCGTTAACCTGGACAAGCTCGGACAACTGTTCCCCGAAGGTGGCGAGGTCGGCGTTGCCGAACTGGTCGCCAAGGGCGCGGTACGTCGTGGTCAGCCGGTGAAGGTGCTGGGTGACGGCGAACTGACCGTGGCACTGCAGGTCTCGGCACACAAGTTCTCCAAGTCAGCCACGGACAAGATCCAGGCGGCCGGGGGAACCACGACCGAGGTGTGA
- the rpmC gene encoding 50S ribosomal protein L29, whose product MATLTAAELRNLGRDELMTKLGEAKEELFNLRFQAATGQLESHGRLRAVRKDIARIYTVLSERALGITEEVDAPVAEAETEADEPADDSEKANA is encoded by the coding sequence ATGGCTACCCTGACCGCCGCCGAGCTGCGGAACCTTGGCCGGGACGAGCTGATGACCAAGCTCGGTGAAGCCAAGGAGGAGCTGTTCAACCTCCGGTTCCAGGCTGCCACGGGCCAGCTGGAGTCCCACGGCCGGCTGCGCGCCGTCCGGAAGGACATCGCCCGCATCTACACGGTGCTGTCCGAGCGTGCGCTCGGGATCACCGAGGAGGTCGACGCCCCGGTTGCCGAGGCCGAGACCGAGGCCGACGAGCCTGCGGACGACAGTGAGAAGGCGAACGCATGA
- the rpmD gene encoding 50S ribosomal protein L30 — protein MARLKVTQVRSGIGGKQNQRDTLRTLGVKRIGDSSVHEDKPEVRGMVRAVRHLITVEEVD, from the coding sequence ATGGCACGCTTGAAGGTGACCCAGGTCCGTTCGGGCATCGGTGGCAAGCAGAACCAGCGCGACACGTTGCGCACCCTGGGCGTCAAGCGGATCGGCGACAGCTCGGTCCACGAGGACAAGCCCGAGGTCCGGGGCATGGTTCGTGCGGTTCGCCACCTCATCACCGTCGAGGAGGTCGACTGA
- the rpsC gene encoding 30S ribosomal protein S3: MGQKVNPHGFRLGISTDHKSRWYADKLYKDYVGEDVKIRRLLSKGMERAGISRVEIERTRDRVRVDIHTARPGIVIGRRGAEADRIRGSLEELTGKQVQLNILEVKNAEVDAQLVAQGVAEQLSGRVAFRRAMRKAMQTTMRGGALGIRIQCSGRLGGAEMSRSEFYREGRVPLHTLRADIDYGFYEARTTFGRIGVKVWIYKGDVAGTRAEREAQAAARAATQQRGRPARRDGGDRGDRGGRGGDRGGRGGRGGDRRDARNDNNAAAATDKAVEASAPAAGKAAETTGTES; the protein is encoded by the coding sequence GTGGGACAGAAGGTCAACCCGCACGGGTTCCGTCTCGGCATCAGCACCGATCACAAGAGCCGTTGGTACGCCGACAAGCTGTACAAGGACTACGTGGGCGAGGACGTCAAGATCCGTCGCCTGCTGAGCAAGGGCATGGAGCGCGCCGGCATCTCCCGCGTGGAGATCGAGCGCACCCGTGACCGGGTCCGGGTCGACATCCACACCGCCCGTCCGGGCATCGTGATCGGTCGCCGTGGCGCCGAGGCGGACCGCATCCGCGGCTCGCTGGAGGAGCTCACCGGCAAGCAGGTGCAGCTGAACATCCTCGAGGTGAAGAACGCCGAGGTCGACGCCCAGCTGGTCGCGCAGGGCGTGGCCGAGCAGCTGTCCGGCCGCGTGGCGTTCCGCCGCGCGATGCGCAAGGCGATGCAGACCACCATGCGTGGTGGCGCCCTGGGCATCCGGATCCAGTGCTCCGGCCGGCTCGGTGGCGCGGAGATGTCGCGGTCGGAGTTCTACCGCGAGGGCCGCGTCCCGCTGCACACGCTGCGGGCCGACATCGACTACGGGTTCTACGAGGCCCGGACGACCTTCGGCCGGATCGGCGTGAAGGTCTGGATCTACAAGGGCGACGTGGCCGGTACCCGCGCGGAGCGCGAAGCACAGGCTGCGGCCCGCGCCGCTACCCAGCAGCGTGGCCGTCCGGCCCGCCGTGACGGTGGCGACCGTGGTGACCGTGGCGGTCGCGGTGGCGACCGTGGTGGCCGTGGTGGTCGTGGCGGTGACCGTCGGGACGCGCGGAACGACAACAACGCGGCCGCGGCGACCGACAAGGCCGTCGAGGCGAGCGCCCCGGCTGCCGGCAAGGCCGCCGAGACGACCGGAACGGAGAGCTGA
- the rplF gene encoding 50S ribosomal protein L6 has translation MSRIGKLPVTVPSGVDVTIDGQTVTVKGPKGQLAHVVAEPITVGRDEDGAIAVTRPDDLRKSKELHGLSRTLIANLVTGVTDGYEKKLEIVGVGYRVISKGPTQLEFSLGYSHTITVDAPEGITFNVEAPTRFSVIGIDKQSVGEVAANIRKLRKPEPYKGKGVRYAGEQVRRKVGKAGK, from the coding sequence ATGTCTCGCATCGGTAAGCTCCCGGTCACGGTCCCGTCCGGCGTCGACGTCACGATCGACGGCCAGACGGTCACCGTGAAGGGTCCGAAGGGTCAGCTGGCGCACGTCGTCGCTGAGCCGATCACGGTCGGCCGGGACGAGGACGGCGCGATCGCCGTCACCCGTCCCGACGACCTGCGCAAGAGCAAGGAACTGCACGGGCTGTCCCGCACCCTGATCGCCAACCTGGTGACCGGCGTGACGGACGGGTACGAGAAAAAGCTCGAGATCGTCGGCGTTGGTTACCGGGTGATCTCCAAGGGCCCGACCCAGCTGGAGTTCTCGCTCGGCTACAGCCACACCATCACGGTGGACGCGCCGGAAGGCATCACGTTCAACGTCGAGGCGCCGACCCGGTTCTCGGTGATCGGTATCGACAAGCAGTCGGTCGGCGAGGTCGCCGCCAACATCCGCAAGCTGCGCAAGCCCGAGCCGTACAAGGGCAAGGGTGTCCGCTACGCGGGCGAGCAGGTGCGTCGCAAGGTCGGAAAGGCTGGTAAGTAA
- the rpsQ gene encoding 30S ribosomal protein S17, with translation MTENTKDETVSTTPAARSHRKTRVGLVLSDKMDKTVVVEVEDRVKHKLYGKVIRRTSKLKAHDEQNAAGIGDRVLLMETRPLSATKRWRIVEILEKAK, from the coding sequence ATGACCGAGAACACGAAGGACGAGACCGTGAGCACGACCCCTGCGGCGCGCAGCCACCGGAAGACCCGTGTGGGCCTGGTGCTGAGCGACAAGATGGACAAGACCGTTGTGGTCGAGGTCGAGGACCGGGTCAAGCACAAGCTGTACGGCAAGGTCATCCGGCGTACCAGCAAGCTCAAGGCGCACGACGAGCAGAACGCCGCCGGTATCGGCGACCGCGTCCTCCTGATGGAGACCCGGCCGCTGTCGGCGACCAAGCGCTGGCGCATCGTCGAGATCCTCGAGAAGGCGAAGTAG
- a CDS encoding DUF1707 SHOCT-like domain-containing protein, translating into MPQYQPHQRFTEADRDKIAGRLRDAFADGRLDQPEFSSRLDQLYAVQTYGELEPLVRDLPPVRTYQTPEVVKDTKPAPEPGSFPERKKENHPGRRGGAIGGFTGVVAINVVIWFVIGLGNGGHWPHFWPVWLLIPWAIIALGGLGRRR; encoded by the coding sequence ATGCCCCAGTACCAGCCGCATCAGCGATTCACCGAAGCCGACCGCGACAAGATCGCCGGGCGGTTGCGGGACGCGTTCGCGGACGGGCGGCTGGACCAGCCGGAGTTCTCGTCGCGTCTCGACCAGCTGTACGCGGTCCAGACGTACGGCGAGCTCGAGCCGCTGGTGCGTGACCTGCCGCCGGTACGGACGTACCAGACACCCGAGGTGGTCAAGGACACCAAGCCCGCGCCGGAGCCGGGCAGCTTCCCGGAGCGGAAGAAGGAGAACCACCCCGGTCGTCGTGGCGGCGCGATCGGCGGTTTCACCGGTGTGGTGGCGATCAACGTCGTGATCTGGTTCGTGATCGGGCTCGGCAACGGCGGGCACTGGCCGCACTTCTGGCCGGTCTGGCTGCTGATCCCGTGGGCGATCATCGCCCTCGGCGGCCTCGGCAGACGCCGTTGA
- the map gene encoding type I methionyl aminopeptidase → MIFKDRGIEIKTREQILAMRTAGLVVGRTLELLRGAVQAGITTGELDAIAEDNIRSSGATPSFKGYHGFTGSICASVNDEIVHGIPGDRVLADGDLISIDCGAIVDGWHGDAAITVPVGGPDAVADELLDLARICEESMWRGFAAARLGGRLSDISAAVEAHVRANSPYGIVEDFVGHGIGSAMHQPPNVPNFGRPGKGPKLVEGLALAVEPMLTLGKQENHTLEDDWTVVTDDGEPAAHTEHTFTLTPQGPWVLTALDGGEAKLAELGVTFGPLAD, encoded by the coding sequence GTGATCTTCAAGGACCGCGGTATCGAGATCAAGACCCGCGAGCAGATTCTGGCGATGCGCACGGCCGGCCTGGTGGTCGGCCGCACGCTGGAGCTGCTCCGTGGTGCGGTGCAGGCCGGCATCACCACCGGCGAGCTGGACGCGATCGCGGAGGACAACATCCGGTCGTCCGGCGCGACGCCGTCGTTCAAGGGGTACCACGGGTTCACCGGGTCGATCTGCGCGTCGGTGAACGACGAGATCGTGCACGGCATCCCGGGCGACCGGGTGCTGGCCGACGGCGACCTGATCTCGATCGACTGCGGTGCGATCGTCGACGGCTGGCACGGCGACGCCGCGATCACGGTCCCGGTCGGCGGTCCGGACGCGGTGGCCGACGAGCTGCTCGACCTGGCCCGGATCTGCGAGGAGTCGATGTGGCGCGGGTTCGCGGCCGCACGGCTCGGTGGACGGCTGTCCGACATCTCGGCGGCCGTCGAGGCGCACGTCCGCGCGAACTCGCCGTACGGGATCGTCGAGGACTTCGTCGGGCACGGGATCGGCTCGGCCATGCACCAGCCGCCGAACGTGCCGAACTTCGGCCGTCCCGGCAAGGGGCCGAAGCTGGTCGAGGGACTGGCGCTCGCCGTCGAGCCGATGCTCACCCTCGGCAAGCAGGAGAACCACACGCTCGAGGACGACTGGACCGTGGTCACCGACGACGGCGAGCCCGCCGCACACACCGAGCACACGTTTACTCTCACTCCGCAAGGACCGTGGGTGCTGACTGCCCTGGACGGCGGCGAGGCAAAACTCGCGGAGCTCGGCGTCACGTTCGGCCCGCTCGCCGACTGA
- a CDS encoding adenylate kinase produces the protein MRMLLMGPPGAGKGTQAKVLADRLNIPAVSTGDIFRANVKDETPLGVEAKRYMDAGDYVPDEITNAMVRDRLSEADAGEGFLLDGYPRTLAQVGTLDEIIADHGHKLDAVVALVADTDVLVGRMLKRAQSEGRSDDSEEVIRHRQDVYAAETKPLLAVYGERGLLVEVDGVGEIDEVSERVLAALKSITE, from the coding sequence ATGAGAATGTTGCTGATGGGTCCGCCCGGGGCGGGCAAGGGTACGCAGGCAAAGGTGCTTGCCGATCGCCTGAATATCCCGGCCGTGTCCACCGGCGACATCTTCCGTGCGAACGTGAAGGACGAGACGCCGCTCGGTGTCGAGGCGAAGCGCTACATGGACGCCGGCGACTACGTCCCGGACGAGATCACGAACGCGATGGTGCGCGACCGGCTGTCCGAGGCCGACGCCGGCGAGGGCTTCCTGCTCGACGGGTACCCGCGGACGCTGGCCCAGGTCGGCACGCTGGACGAGATCATCGCCGACCACGGCCACAAGCTGGACGCCGTGGTGGCGCTGGTCGCGGACACCGACGTCCTGGTCGGCCGGATGCTCAAGCGGGCCCAGTCGGAGGGTCGCTCGGACGACTCCGAAGAGGTCATCCGGCACCGGCAGGACGTGTACGCCGCCGAGACCAAGCCGCTGCTCGCGGTGTACGGCGAGCGCGGCCTGCTGGTCGAGGTCGACGGCGTCGGCGAGATCGACGAGGTCAGCGAACGTGTCCTGGCCGCGCTGAAGTCGATCACGGAGTAA
- the rplN gene encoding 50S ribosomal protein L14 — protein MIQQESRLKVADNTGAKEILCIRVLGGSGRRYAGVGDTIVATVKDAIPGGGVKKGDVVKAVVVRTVKERRRPDGSYIRFDENAAVILKADGEPRGTRIFGPVGRELREKRFMKIISLAPEVL, from the coding sequence ATGATCCAGCAGGAGTCGCGACTGAAGGTCGCCGACAACACGGGCGCGAAGGAGATCCTTTGCATCCGCGTTCTCGGTGGCTCCGGTCGGCGCTACGCCGGTGTCGGTGACACGATCGTCGCCACCGTCAAGGACGCGATCCCCGGCGGCGGTGTGAAGAAGGGTGACGTCGTCAAGGCGGTCGTCGTGCGGACCGTGAAGGAGCGCCGGCGTCCGGACGGCTCCTACATCCGCTTCGACGAGAACGCCGCGGTGATCCTGAAGGCCGACGGCGAGCCGCGCGGTACCCGTATCTTCGGCCCGGTCGGCCGGGAGCTGCGGGAGAAGCGCTTCATGAAGATCATCTCGCTCGCGCCGGAGGTGCTCTGA